The genomic stretch GACAGCCGCCGACAAGACGGAGAAGGCAGCGAACGATGTGGCCGACGCCGCCGCGAAGGCCAAGCGCAGCGCCGATCGCCGGGCCTGACCACCACCCCTCCGGTACGGGCACTCCAGTGTGGGGTGCCCGTCGCTGTGGTGCCCGGCGCCAGCCTCTGTCCGGGGGCGCACACCGGCCCGCCCCGACGCTAGATTGGGCATCATGAAGCTGCGCGGCACCCTGGGTGGCCTGAACCTCCTGCTCGAACCCGGCGATACTGCGCAGAGCGTGTCGGAGGCGCTGCGTGGCCGGGGCGAGCTGGGGGGGCAGTCCGTCACACTGGAAGTCGGTGGAGACGCCGATCCCGAGGCACTGGAGGCCGCGCTGCACGCCATCCGGTCGGCGGGAGGCACACCGGGCCGCGTGCGGGCACCGCGCGTGACGGTGAGTGCTCCCGGCACAGCCCCGGCCGCGCCGACCGCCAGTCCGCTCGACAGTGCCCGCACGGTGATTGTCCCCGGCAGCATCCGGGCCGGCAACCGGCGTGAATACCGGGGCAGCGTGATCGTGCTGGGCGACGTCAACCCCGGCGCCGAGGTCATCGCCGGAGGCGACGTGATCGTGGTGGGGGCGCTGCGTGGGGTCGCGCACGCCGGACAGGGCGGCTACGCCGACGCGATCGTGTGGGCGCGGCCCATCGCCAGCGCCCAGATCCGCATCGGGGACGCGGTGGCCCGTGCTCCGGAGGGCAGCAGCCTGAGCAACATGCAGCGCCGCGAGGGGCCGGCGGTGGCCGAATTCGCCCGCCTGCAGGGCGGCGTGATCGTGATCGACGCCCAGAAGTAGGGACGGCACCCACCGCGCGAGTGTGAGCGACACCATCGCCGCACCGACCCGGTGCGGTATACTGCCGTCTGGATTCCTCGGACGAGGGGTGGGGCTGACCCACCTTTTTTCGTGAAGGGGGTGGTTTCCAGGCTGCCAGCACGGGGCCGACACAATATGAATAACAACCCAGCCAGACACACCACAGCCGACAACTCAAGACTTCAGGACATTGCCAGGGCCGCCGTCGAGCCACTCGGCTTCGAGGTGCTGGAGGTACAGCAGCACCTCGCCGGGGGCGAACGCATCGTGCTGGTGCGGATCGACCGGCTCGACGAGCAGCCGGTGACCATGGCCGACCTGACGGCCGCCAGCCGCGCCGCCGACGCGGAATTCGACCGCCTTGACCCGATTCCCGGCGAGTACCGTCTGGAGTTCGAGTCCCCCGGCTCGAAACGTCCGCTGCTGCGCGCGCGGCACTTCGAGCGCATGGTGGGCCTCAAGGCCCGCGTCCGTGCCGACGGGCACGCCTTCACCGCGCCCATCAAGGCGGTGCAGGGCGACGCCGTGACCTTCGACGTGAACGGGGACGACGTGACGCTTCAGGCCGGAACCATGGTGGCGAACCTGGCCGAGTTTCCCCCGTCACACCGCTGACGCCCCCCGCATGGCCGGCCATGGGGCCGGAAGGAAGAGTGAGATGACCCAGCCGGAATTCAATTTCGCGGACGCGCTGCGCGAGGTCGCGCAGGCCCGCAACATCAACGAGCTGCAGCTGATCGAGGCCTTCGAGCAGTCGCTGGCGCAGGCCTACACCCGCAACGTCGAGCCGGATCGCCGCATCGAGGTACACCTCGATCCCCAGAGCGGCGAGCTGGAAGTGCTCGTCGTGCGCGAGGTCGTCGAGAAGGTCGAGGACGAGCACCTCCAGATCTCGCTGGCCG from Deinococcus sp. AB2017081 encodes the following:
- the rimP gene encoding ribosome maturation factor RimP produces the protein MNNNPARHTTADNSRLQDIARAAVEPLGFEVLEVQQHLAGGERIVLVRIDRLDEQPVTMADLTAASRAADAEFDRLDPIPGEYRLEFESPGSKRPLLRARHFERMVGLKARVRADGHAFTAPIKAVQGDAVTFDVNGDDVTLQAGTMVANLAEFPPSHR
- a CDS encoding septum site-determining protein MinC; amino-acid sequence: MKLRGTLGGLNLLLEPGDTAQSVSEALRGRGELGGQSVTLEVGGDADPEALEAALHAIRSAGGTPGRVRAPRVTVSAPGTAPAAPTASPLDSARTVIVPGSIRAGNRREYRGSVIVLGDVNPGAEVIAGGDVIVVGALRGVAHAGQGGYADAIVWARPIASAQIRIGDAVARAPEGSSLSNMQRREGPAVAEFARLQGGVIVIDAQK